The Campylobacter concisus DNA window CGTGTGCGATTTCGTGTCCCATGACCGCAGCTAGCTGTGCATCTGTTAAATTTAGCCTTTTTATAATGCCACTATAAACGACTATCCTGCCACCTGGCATACACCAAGCATTTAGCGTATCTTCGTTAATAACATTTACTTGCCACTTCCATTTTAGAGCATCATCCCTAAAAACACCAGTTTGCGCGATGAGCCTTTTGGCGATATCTTGAACTCTTTTTGTAAGGATAGGATCAACATTTAGCTCGCCTTTACTTCTAGCAGCTGTTAGCGTCTTGACGTAGGCTTGGGCTGAGCTTTGCTCCATAGCTTCTGATGAGACTAGCATAAATTGCTTACGATCAGCACCAACAACGCCTGCTTTTGTAACGCTTGAGCAGCCAGTGAAGAGCAAACTAGTCGCTAGCAATGTAAGTAAAAATTTTTTCATTTTTATCCTTTTTGGATTAAAATTTCGCGTATTATAACTTGTGTTGGATATGCATTGTTAAACGATGAGAGAAATTTAATTTTTGTGATATCAAAAATAGTAATTTGCTTTTTTGCAAATTTTAAAATCTCATTCACTCGCAAGAATTGACTACTAAAATTTGGCTTCGCTTATAGCTTAGCTCAAATTTTAGAGCCGAAATTACTCGCTCATGAAATTTTAAAATTTACTAGAGTTTATTTGGTACGTAAATTTACGCCTATGCCTTATAGTTTATATTTCTCTCAAACTCTCTCAAACGCTTATTTACAGATCTTAGCTCTGTTATTGTTGTCCAGTTATCGATAAAGACGCTAAAACTCTCTCTAACTTGAGAAAAAGCGTTGCTAGCTTGTATAAGCACACCAAGCGTTATAATGCCGCTAAATAGGCCATTTCCCATGATGACATAAGGTACAATGACAAGAATTTGTGAAAAAGAGATGAGCCAAAGGTTAAAGTAGCCGTAGTGCAAAAATAGTTTGTAATAATTTAACTTTACACCCGTAAAAAGCTCTAGCATGACGTTTGGCTGGCAAAATTTAGACTTATCATCTTCGCCGTAAACCAGCTCTTTTCTAAATGCCGCTTCTGCTTTTTGGTTGTTATACTCGATATGTGGGAGTTTAATGCCCACAAACCACGAAATAATTAAGCCACCGATGCTAATTATTAAAGCGATATAAACAAGCGAGCCCTCGATATCTTTGATGTAAGGCAAACTCACGCTCTTACTTAGCTCCCAAAGCACTGGTATAAAGGCAATTAGCGTCATGATCGCCCTTAAAACTTGCACGCCAAGGCTTTCCATTATTTTGGCAAAGCGGTAGACATCTTCTTGGATACGCTGCGAGCTACCTTCGATATCACTTTTGCAGTTTTGCCAAAATTTTAGATATCTAAACGTCATCGCCTCTCTCCAGCGAAAGACCCAGTGGCTAGCAAAAAAAGAGATCACAGTGTAAGTCACGACGTAAGGCATAGCGATTTTTATAAAGTTAAAAATTTCTCGCCAAAACTCACTTACATCATGATCTTTTGAGTTTTGCACGATGTCGTAGAAATTTTTATACCACTCGTTTATACGGACATTTAGGTGTGTTTGATAAACAAGAAGCAAAATGATAAATATCGCTCCGCCATAAGCCCAGAGTGCCCATTTTTTATCTTTAAAAAATGATGAAAACATAAAGTGCCTTTTGTAAATTTTGGCGAATTATAGCAAGCAATATTAAGCATTTATATAAAATTTAAATGCGAGCTATATCATTTTGCAAATTTTACGTAAAGGAAAATGATGAAGAAATTAGTATTTTTGGCTCTTGGCTTTTTTGCAACACTTGCATTCGCGGCTGATATGAAGGTCTATAAAAGCCCAACTTGTGGATGCTGTACTAGTTGGGGTGAGGCGATGCAGAAGGCTGGATTTAGCGAAGAGGTCATAAAAGTAGATGATATAGCTAAAGTTAAGAAAGAATTTAACGTACCGCTAGAGCTTTCAAGCTGCCATACAGCAATCATCGATGGATATATCATAGAAGGTCACGTTCCAGCCGATGAGGTAAAACGTCTACTAGAGCTTAAGCCAAAAGACGTAGTTGGTATCGCAGTACCTGGCATGCCGATGGAGAGTCAAGGTATGGAGCAAGGCAGTAAAGCTGAGCAATACGATGTTATTTTATTTAAAAAAGATGGCTCGCAAGAAATTTTTGCTACTTACATCGGCACAAAAAAACTAAGATAACTTCAAAAATTTTTAAATTTAGCTCATTTTTAGTGAGCTAAATTTAAAAAGAAATTCCCTTACTTACGGCTATGATACAAAGTAAAAATGTTAGCGGAACATAGATAAATTTGCCTACAAAATACCAGAAATTACCATAAGACTTATTTGCTCCAGAATTTATCTCGTCTAAAATTTCTTCTTTTTTAATAATCCAAAACCAAGAAATAGCACCGATTACCGCACCGATCGGAATGATATAGATCGACACAAAGTCCATCCAAGGTCCCCAACTGCTAATAGGCTCCATAAATGCTCCTATGCCAAAGCAAACTGCACAAAGTAGCGTGAGTGTCCAAAATCTACTAAGGAGCGGAAATTTATGCATTAGTGACTCGGCGACTACTTCAAACATATTTTGAAGCGAGGTGATGCCACCAAAGATAACAGCTGTAAATAAAATAATGGCAAAAATTTGTCCGCCGATCATATTTTGTAAAATTTTTGGAAGTGTTACAAAAAGTAGCTTTGGACCTTCGGCTGGATCCATAGCGTAGGCAAAGACCGCTGGGATCATAACAAGAGCTGCTACAAGAGCTGCGATAGTATCAAAAAAGGCCGTAGTTTTAGCACTTTCAACGATATCTTCATCTTTTGAAAGGTAAGCTCCATAAACTATCATGCCAGATCCTGTGATAGAGAGCGAGAAAAAGGCTTGACCCATCGCAGAAACCCATACCATCGGGTCTGTAAGCTTACTAAAGTCAGGAATAAAAAGGAATTTATACCCATCAAATGCATTTGGTAACATCGCGACATTTATAGCCAAGATGCTAAACAATACGAAAAATAGTGGCATCATTATTTGATTTGTTTTTTCGATACTTTTTGCCCCAAAAAATAGTGTAAGAAGCGTGCCAGCAACGATAATAAAATGATAAGGCAAGACCGAGTAATCTTGAAGTGCAAATGAGTTAAACCAAACGTTCGTATCAACGCTCATAAATGAGCCAGTAAGTGCCTGGGTAAGGGCTTTTAGTACGTAGGCGATAATGACAGCGTAGCCAATGGCTATACAAAGTGAGCCAGCAAGTGGAAGCCAGCCGATAATGCTGCCTACAATGCCTAAATTTCTACTCTCCCATGCGAATTTATAAGATCCAAGCGTACCAGTTTTTGCACGTCTGCCGATCGCATACTCCGCACTTAGACCAACGTATGAAAAAAGAGCTATGAAAAAAACATAGATGAGTAAAAACGCTGCACCGCCATTTGTGCCAAGTTTGTAAGGAAAGCCCCAGACATTTGCCATGCCAACTGCTGATCCAACACAGGCCAATATAAATGCCCAACGTGATGAAAAATTCTTTTTGCTCATTGTAAAATCCATAAATTTAGTGATGAAAATAATGTTATCAAAATATGATTTAAGAACTTTTTATAAATCTTAAATTTAAGAAATGTTGTTACTTTTGAGCGCGATTAATTTGACCGCTAAATATAAATTCGCTATAATCAAGCAAAAATTTTTAACTCTTAAGGATCATAATTGAACCCCAGTAGCGATAATTCGCTTTTAATGGTAATACTTGCCATTGTATTCATTTTACTAAATGCCTTTTTTGTTTTATCAGAATTTTCTCTTGTTAAAGTTCGTAAGTCTAGACTTGAAGAGCTTATCAAAGAGAAAAAGCCAAACGCTCAGCTTGCTTTTGAGATGTCAAACAAACTTGATACTTATCTTAGTGCCACTCAGCTTGGTATCACACTAAGCTCACTTGCTCTTGGTTGGATCGGTGAGCCAGCGGTTGCAAGACTTATAGAAGCTCCACTTAAAAATTTCTTCAATTTTAGCGATATCTTAGTTCATACAGTTGGTTTTGCGATCGCATTTACGCTTATTACCCTACTTCACGTTGTAATGGGTGAGCTTGTGCCAAAGTCAGTTGCTATCGCGAAGGCCGAGACTTCAGTGTTAAAAATTGCTCGTCCACTTCACTTTTTCTGGGTACTATTTTCGCCTGTAATTAAGCTTTTTGATATTTTAGCGACCATTGGACTTAAAATTTTAGGCATCCAGCCAGCTAAAGAAAATGAGCTAGCCCACTCTGAAGAAGAGATAAAAATCATCGTTGGCGAGAGTTTAAAGGGTGGTGTGCTTGATAGCTTTGAGACCGAGATCATTAAAAATGCAGTCGATTTTAGTGACACAGTCGCAAAAGAGATCATGACACCAAGGCGCGATATGATCTGTATAAATAAACAAAAGAGCTTTGAAGAGAATTTGCAAGTCGTATTTGAGTCAAAATACACTCGCTTTCCTTATATAGACGGCTCAAAAGATATTATTTTGGGCATGATACACATTAGAGATATTTTGCAACTTCACTTTAGTAAAGACAAAGAAAAGAGTTTTGACTCAATTGTTCGTAAATTTGTCATCGTGCCTGAGAGCCTTTCTATTTCAAAAGTGCTTGTAATGATGAATAAAGAGCAAATTTCAGCAGCACTCGTAGTCGATGAGTATGGCGGCACAGCCGGACTTCTTACGATGGAAGATATAATGGAAGAGGTGCTTGGTGATTTTAATGACGAGCACGATGAAGTTGATCAACACTACAAAAAGATAAATGACAATATTTATGAATTTCAAGGCAGATATGATCTAGAGAGCGTTGAAGAGGTTCTTGGTATAAGCTTTGATGAAGAGACGGATCAAGTTACAATCGGTGGATATGTCTTCAACTTAATCGGTCGTTTGCCAGTAGTTGGGGACAAGATCGAGGATGAAAACTGCTACTACGAAGTAAGAAAGATGGATGGAGCTAGCATATCACGAGTCAAAGTTAGAAAAAAGATAAAAAATGAAGAGGAGAGCATTCAATCTTAAATTTATATATTTATGGCTTAAATAAGCCATGTTATGTAAATTTCTATCAATATTGTGATGCTCTAGGCTCAATTTCGCCACCATTTATTTCATTAAATTTGTTTTAGACAAGTCTTCTAGTTGTGGCCAAACAAAATAAACTCATATAAATTTTTTCGAGTAGATATACAGCAGTAAAATTTAATCTTAAATTTTAAATATAGTTAATATAATTAAAAATTGTTTTTTATGAGGAGTAAAGATGAGAATAATAAATGTAAAAGATATAAGAGAAGTCGTTGCCAAGCTTTGCAAACAGGCCTGTTATGTTGTGACGCCAGATTTAAAGGCTGCTTTTACAAAGGCTCAAAGTAGCGAAAGCTCGTCGCTTGGCAAAGATATTTTGGGCAAAATTTTACAAAATGCTAAGCTTGCGGAAGAGGGCGTTGCACCTATCTGCCAAGACACCGGTATGACGGTTATTTTCGTGCAGATCGGCCAAGATGTGCATATTGAGGGTGGATATATTGAAGATGCGATAAATGAGGGTATTGCGGAAGGCTACACTGAAGGTTATCTAAGAAAGTCAGTCGTTGCTGAGCCACTATTTGAGAGAAAAAATACCACAAATAACACTCCAGCTGTCATTCACACTAGAATCGTGCCAGGAGATAAGCTAAAGATAAAAGTAGCTCCAAAAGGTTTTGGTAGTGAGAATAAATCAGTTTTAAAAATGCTTGTACCAGCTGATGGTATAGAGGGTGTAAAAAAAGTCTTTTTGGAGGCTGTAAAATATGCTGGACCAAACGCCTGTCCTCCACTAACAATAGGCGTTGGCATAGGCGGTACGATGGATAAGGCAGCACTTTTGGCAAAAGAAGCAGCAGTTCGTTCAGTCGATAGTAAAAATTCTGATCCAAGATATGCCAAATTAGAAGACGAGTTACTAGAGCTTGCTTGTAAAACTGGTGTTGGTCCTCAAGGACTTGGTGGTGACACCACTGCTGTTAAAGTAAATGTCGAGTGGTATCCAACCCACATAGCAGGTCTTCCTGTTGCTATAAACATTAACTGCCATGCTGCACGCCACGCAGACGCTGAGCTTTAAGGAGAGAAAATGTCAGAAGTAAAAAGAATAACAGCACCATTTGATAAAGAGGTGGTAAAGAGCCTAAAAGCAGGCGACAATGTCCTAATATCAGGCAC harbors:
- a CDS encoding putative transporter, translating into MFSSFFKDKKWALWAYGGAIFIILLLVYQTHLNVRINEWYKNFYDIVQNSKDHDVSEFWREIFNFIKIAMPYVVTYTVISFFASHWVFRWREAMTFRYLKFWQNCKSDIEGSSQRIQEDVYRFAKIMESLGVQVLRAIMTLIAFIPVLWELSKSVSLPYIKDIEGSLVYIALIISIGGLIISWFVGIKLPHIEYNNQKAEAAFRKELVYGEDDKSKFCQPNVMLELFTGVKLNYYKLFLHYGYFNLWLISFSQILVIVPYVIMGNGLFSGIITLGVLIQASNAFSQVRESFSVFIDNWTTITELRSVNKRLREFERNINYKA
- a CDS encoding DUF411 domain-containing protein, producing MKKLVFLALGFFATLAFAADMKVYKSPTCGCCTSWGEAMQKAGFSEEVIKVDDIAKVKKEFNVPLELSSCHTAIIDGYIIEGHVPADEVKRLLELKPKDVVGIAVPGMPMESQGMEQGSKAEQYDVILFKKDGSQEIFATYIGTKKLR
- a CDS encoding M48 family metallopeptidase; its protein translation is MKKFLLTLLATSLLFTGCSSVTKAGVVGADRKQFMLVSSEAMEQSSAQAYVKTLTAARSKGELNVDPILTKRVQDIAKRLIAQTGVFRDDALKWKWQVNVINEDTLNAWCMPGGRIVVYSGIIKRLNLTDAQLAAVMGHEIAHALREHSREQASADQMKSIGIFAIATATGLGDLGANALNLASEYTISLPFSRSHETEADHIGTELMARAGYDPKEAVEVWVKMSKMSGGKVPEILSTHPSNESRIKDLKEIAAKLESVYQAAKRS
- a CDS encoding hemolysin family protein; protein product: MVILAIVFILLNAFFVLSEFSLVKVRKSRLEELIKEKKPNAQLAFEMSNKLDTYLSATQLGITLSSLALGWIGEPAVARLIEAPLKNFFNFSDILVHTVGFAIAFTLITLLHVVMGELVPKSVAIAKAETSVLKIARPLHFFWVLFSPVIKLFDILATIGLKILGIQPAKENELAHSEEEIKIIVGESLKGGVLDSFETEIIKNAVDFSDTVAKEIMTPRRDMICINKQKSFEENLQVVFESKYTRFPYIDGSKDIILGMIHIRDILQLHFSKDKEKSFDSIVRKFVIVPESLSISKVLVMMNKEQISAALVVDEYGGTAGLLTMEDIMEEVLGDFNDEHDEVDQHYKKINDNIYEFQGRYDLESVEEVLGISFDEETDQVTIGGYVFNLIGRLPVVGDKIEDENCYYEVRKMDGASISRVKVRKKIKNEEESIQS
- a CDS encoding fumarate hydratase; amino-acid sequence: MRIINVKDIREVVAKLCKQACYVVTPDLKAAFTKAQSSESSSLGKDILGKILQNAKLAEEGVAPICQDTGMTVIFVQIGQDVHIEGGYIEDAINEGIAEGYTEGYLRKSVVAEPLFERKNTTNNTPAVIHTRIVPGDKLKIKVAPKGFGSENKSVLKMLVPADGIEGVKKVFLEAVKYAGPNACPPLTIGVGIGGTMDKAALLAKEAAVRSVDSKNSDPRYAKLEDELLELACKTGVGPQGLGGDTTAVKVNVEWYPTHIAGLPVAININCHAARHADAEL
- a CDS encoding sodium-dependent transporter; the encoded protein is MSKKNFSSRWAFILACVGSAVGMANVWGFPYKLGTNGGAAFLLIYVFFIALFSYVGLSAEYAIGRRAKTGTLGSYKFAWESRNLGIVGSIIGWLPLAGSLCIAIGYAVIIAYVLKALTQALTGSFMSVDTNVWFNSFALQDYSVLPYHFIIVAGTLLTLFFGAKSIEKTNQIMMPLFFVLFSILAINVAMLPNAFDGYKFLFIPDFSKLTDPMVWVSAMGQAFFSLSITGSGMIVYGAYLSKDEDIVESAKTTAFFDTIAALVAALVMIPAVFAYAMDPAEGPKLLFVTLPKILQNMIGGQIFAIILFTAVIFGGITSLQNMFEVVAESLMHKFPLLSRFWTLTLLCAVCFGIGAFMEPISSWGPWMDFVSIYIIPIGAVIGAISWFWIIKKEEILDEINSGANKSYGNFWYFVGKFIYVPLTFLLCIIAVSKGISF